In a genomic window of Kribbella amoyensis:
- a CDS encoding DUF6308 family protein, protein MNIGSRKIVVDEAIAQLRIYCESNGAVLTYYDGLPGMTLVGGSEPDRVTLEDLARTMVIGADLRALDIPWLLEVDAEKEFAAIPVEARLEDAEPGSELFEAAMALDEKFSGHRGFGHAKKAKLLHLKRPYLFPVSDSFIRMTYSNASAGAEFLAAVHRDLVHPANVRDFKMLRTRLIAEPATSSARVLGEAPTLRLLDILASLLGEAK, encoded by the coding sequence ATGAACATCGGTAGTCGGAAGATCGTCGTGGACGAGGCCATCGCGCAGTTGCGGATCTACTGCGAGTCGAACGGTGCTGTGCTGACGTACTACGACGGGCTTCCGGGGATGACGCTTGTCGGCGGGTCGGAGCCGGATCGGGTGACGTTGGAGGACCTCGCCCGGACGATGGTGATCGGGGCCGATCTGCGCGCGCTGGACATCCCCTGGCTACTCGAGGTGGACGCGGAGAAGGAGTTCGCCGCGATCCCGGTGGAGGCGCGGCTGGAGGACGCGGAGCCGGGAAGCGAGTTGTTCGAGGCCGCGATGGCGCTGGACGAGAAGTTTTCCGGGCACCGCGGGTTCGGGCACGCGAAGAAGGCGAAGCTGCTGCACCTGAAGCGGCCGTACCTCTTCCCGGTCAGCGACAGCTTCATCCGGATGACGTACAGCAACGCGTCGGCCGGGGCGGAGTTCCTGGCGGCCGTTCACCGCGATCTCGTCCACCCGGCCAACGTGCGCGACTTCAAGATGCTGCGGACCCGGCTGATCGCCGAACCGGCCACGTCGTCCGCCCGCGTTCTCGGTGAGGCCCCGACGCTCCGCCTGCTCGACATCCTCGCGTCCCTGCTGGGCGAGGCGAAGTAG
- a CDS encoding LLM class flavin-dependent oxidoreductase has translation MDYGHELVFGTFLTPAVEQPQRVIALAQLTEQAGLDLVTLQDHPYQPRLLDAWTLLSVIAAQTQKVKLSTNVANLPLRHPVVLARSVAGLDLITGGRIELGLGAGGFREAVAANSGPVLTAGQSISALEEAMTVIREIWTPEGGGIRFAGKHYQLTGAKRGPAPAHPVEIWLGAYKPKMLALTGRLADGWLPSAAYSGPETLTAMNKQIDEAAVEAGRDPAAVRRLYNLSGRFGGRGSGFLQGPEEVWIEQLAELTLTEGMSTYILGSDDPDDIRRFADVAAGVREAVAAARSGSGVPGSGASGSGVSGVGVSGSGLTGAASGSGSGVAEAPSGGFPVVPTPPPAVRRSAVQPWDESDRPTGPALDPARTYTQQQLAGGQHLIDVHDHLRAELEQIHDLVDQVAAGSLGVGQARSHINTMTMRQNNWTLGTYCESYCRLVTTHHSIEDASLFPHLRRADARLEPVVDRLELEHRVIHDVLEGVDKALVALVDGSGDLDGLRDAVDLLDDTLLSHLSYEERELVEPLARLGVL, from the coding sequence ATGGACTACGGGCATGAGCTGGTCTTCGGGACGTTCCTGACCCCGGCGGTCGAGCAGCCGCAGCGGGTGATCGCGCTGGCGCAGCTGACCGAGCAGGCCGGTCTGGACCTGGTCACCCTGCAGGACCACCCGTACCAGCCGCGGCTGCTCGACGCGTGGACCCTGCTCAGCGTGATCGCCGCGCAGACGCAGAAGGTCAAGCTGTCCACCAACGTGGCGAACCTGCCGCTGCGCCATCCCGTCGTGCTCGCCCGCAGCGTCGCCGGCCTGGACCTGATCACCGGCGGCCGGATCGAGCTAGGCCTCGGCGCCGGCGGATTCCGCGAGGCGGTCGCGGCGAACAGCGGTCCGGTGCTGACGGCCGGGCAGAGCATCAGCGCGCTGGAAGAGGCGATGACCGTGATCCGCGAGATCTGGACGCCGGAGGGCGGCGGCATCCGGTTCGCGGGCAAGCACTACCAGCTGACCGGCGCGAAGCGCGGCCCGGCGCCGGCGCATCCCGTGGAGATCTGGCTCGGCGCGTACAAGCCGAAGATGCTCGCGCTGACGGGACGGCTGGCCGACGGCTGGCTCCCGAGCGCGGCGTACTCCGGGCCGGAGACGCTGACCGCGATGAACAAGCAGATCGACGAGGCGGCCGTGGAGGCCGGGCGCGATCCGGCTGCGGTGCGGCGGCTGTACAACCTGTCGGGGCGGTTCGGTGGGCGGGGGAGCGGCTTCCTGCAAGGGCCGGAAGAGGTGTGGATCGAGCAGTTGGCGGAGCTGACGCTGACGGAGGGGATGAGCACGTACATCCTCGGCTCGGACGACCCCGACGACATCCGCCGTTTCGCCGACGTCGCCGCGGGCGTCCGTGAGGCCGTCGCCGCTGCTCGCTCAGGCTCAGGTGTCCCAGGCTCAGGCGCTTCGGGGTCGGGTGTTTCGGGGGTGGGCGTCTCCGGCTCAGGGCTGACCGGGGCTGCTTCTGGCTCGGGTTCGGGGGTGGCCGAGGCGCCATCGGGTGGGTTCCCCGTCGTGCCGACGCCGCCGCCCGCGGTACGGCGGAGTGCGGTGCAGCCGTGGGACGAGTCGGATCGGCCCACTGGTCCCGCCTTGGATCCGGCGCGGACGTACACGCAGCAGCAGCTCGCCGGCGGTCAGCACCTGATCGACGTCCACGACCACCTGCGCGCCGAACTCGAGCAGATCCACGACCTGGTCGACCAGGTCGCCGCCGGTTCGCTGGGCGTCGGGCAGGCGCGGTCGCACATCAACACGATGACGATGCGCCAGAACAACTGGACCCTGGGCACCTACTGCGAGTCGTACTGCCGGCTGGTGACCACGCACCACTCGATCGAGGACGCCTCGCTCTTCCCACATCTCCGCCGCGCCGACGCCCGCCTCGAACCGGTCGTCGATCGGCTGGAACTGGAGCACCGCGTCATCCACGACGTCCTGGAAGGCGTGGACAAGGCGCTGGTGGCGCTGGTGGACGGCTCGGGCGACCTCGACGGCCTCCGGGACGCGGTCGACCTCCTCGACGACACCCTGCTGTCGCACCTGTCCTACGAGGAACGCGAACTGGTCGAACCGCTCGCCCGCCTCGGCGTGCTCTGA
- a CDS encoding MarR family winged helix-turn-helix transcriptional regulator produces the protein MQDELGTASALVRLTFLVQSVYAEVGRGCDLTVAQAQMLCSVADRSVGMAELSGTLGLEKSSLTGLVDRAEHRGLVVRAPDPADRRAVRVSLTPAGREALKKFHAELTARLEQVLDGLPVTERQRFNRSLRRIVAEVPAVFAD, from the coding sequence ATGCAGGACGAACTCGGGACCGCGAGCGCCCTGGTCCGGCTGACCTTCCTGGTGCAGAGCGTGTACGCCGAGGTCGGGCGCGGCTGTGATCTCACCGTGGCGCAGGCGCAGATGCTGTGCTCGGTGGCGGACCGGTCGGTCGGGATGGCCGAGTTGTCCGGCACGCTCGGCCTGGAGAAGTCGAGCCTGACCGGCCTCGTCGATCGCGCCGAGCACCGCGGTCTCGTCGTCCGCGCGCCGGATCCCGCGGATCGGCGCGCGGTCCGGGTCTCGCTGACCCCGGCCGGCCGCGAGGCGCTGAAGAAGTTCCACGCCGAGCTGACCGCGCGGCTGGAGCAGGTACTCGACGGATTGCCGGTCACCGAGCGGCAGCGGTTCAACCGGTCGTTGCGGCGCATCGTTGCCGAGGTACCGGCGGTGTTCGCAGACTAG
- a CDS encoding PLP-dependent cysteine synthase family protein produces MILGSPLEAIGRTPMIGLRHVVPENAARVLVKVEGGNPTGSYKDRMALAMIEGAERRGVLRPGQRVVEYTGGSTGSSLAFVCAIKGYPVTLVSSDAFAEEKLRTMRAFGADVVVVPSDGGRITPDLFVRMRHEVDRVVERDNAFWTDQFNNTDALLGYNELGREILEQLPTLDVFTAAVGTAGMLVGVVQVIRPHTGRIVALEPAGSPMLTAGHGGPHRVEGTATGIVPPLLTNNTYDEARAIEESEARQLAKPLAQRDGLLAGTSSALNVLGAIQLAQELRPDQTVVTIAVDTGLKYLQGDLYA; encoded by the coding sequence ATGATTCTCGGGTCACCGCTGGAGGCGATCGGACGGACGCCCATGATCGGCCTGCGCCATGTGGTGCCGGAGAACGCGGCGCGCGTGCTGGTCAAGGTGGAAGGCGGCAATCCCACCGGAAGCTACAAGGACCGGATGGCGCTCGCGATGATCGAGGGCGCCGAGCGGCGAGGCGTACTGCGTCCCGGGCAGCGCGTGGTCGAGTACACCGGCGGCAGTACCGGGTCGTCGCTCGCGTTCGTCTGCGCGATCAAGGGGTACCCGGTCACCCTGGTTTCGTCGGACGCGTTCGCCGAGGAGAAGCTGCGGACGATGCGCGCGTTCGGCGCGGACGTGGTCGTCGTCCCGAGCGACGGCGGCCGGATCACGCCCGACCTGTTCGTCCGGATGCGGCACGAGGTGGATCGGGTCGTCGAGCGCGACAACGCCTTCTGGACGGACCAGTTCAACAACACTGACGCCCTGCTCGGCTACAACGAACTCGGCCGCGAGATCCTCGAACAACTCCCCACCCTCGACGTCTTCACAGCGGCGGTCGGGACGGCGGGCATGCTCGTCGGCGTCGTCCAGGTGATCCGCCCGCACACCGGCCGCATCGTCGCCCTCGAACCAGCCGGCTCACCCATGCTCACCGCCGGCCACGGCGGCCCGCATCGGGTGGAGGGTACGGCGACCGGCATCGTCCCGCCGTTGCTCACGAACAACACCTACGACGAGGCGCGCGCGATCGAGGAGTCCGAGGCCCGCCAACTCGCGAAGCCACTCGCCCAGCGCGACGGCCTCCTCGCGGGTACGTCGTCCGCGCTGAACGTCCTCGGCGCGATCCAGCTCGCCCAGGAACTCCGGCCGGACCAGACCGTCGTCACGATCGCGGTGGACACGGGCCTGAAGTATCTACAGGGCGACCTCTACGCCTGA
- a CDS encoding BTAD domain-containing putative transcriptional regulator, which translates to MRFGVLGPVTAWTDGGEAVTVPGLKVRALLADLLLHEGRPVPADRLIDDLWGDDLPGNPAGTLSAKVSQLRRAFEDAEAGSRALVMSGPAGYSLKVDSGSYDVLRFRTLLEQGRLEDALGVWRGPAYADFADEAFVETTVARLNEERLTAQEQYYEAHSDNVSELADLVAQHPLRERLRAAHIKALYRAGRQSEALDSYEQLRRLLAEELGLDPSPELVALQQAILTQELPQRRSNLPAQLTDLIGREDALSEIRTRLTEDRLLTLTGPGGVGKTRLALAVADNVAGSFADGVALVELAAVAPDALDVDGSLMDALQVALDLREAADAGAVVMDRLASALGNRLLVLDNCEHVIDEAAALVDRLLARAPDLRVLATSREPLGLTGEAVWAVPPLGVPGVSDSLEELQSSSAVELFVARATAADRAFKLDAQTASAVAVLCRRLDGIPLALELAATRVRALGVSGLVARLDDRFRLLATGHRGAAPRQQTLMAMIDWSWELLSPAEQTVLRRLAVHADGCTADAAEQVCSVSDDVLDILVRLVDRSLLVAVHGSDGPRYRLLESVAAYCVEKLHAEGEYDVVRERHRRYYVEFAESARPGLYGADQGEWLQRLDDEAGNLRLALDGAVAADDVVSSQRLVDALSWYWFLRGRFAEARRSLEAVPETPALAAWRAGFMYLQGDSDAAGVRDRCTPDLDARSTWWLALTGSDSGDVATSSELLERALTDFTASGDQWGVAAALGARAKHQHIRSDLVALRSDAEESARIFRLLGDRWGLLQALEWLGAGSEMTGDLAEATRLHTEALRMAEELGLWPDVAGELGWLGWTAIRQGDYSTALVLGEQALRLATEQGHRPGRALSELVLGFAARRAGDLDVAEKRLQSLVDEARRQDEPVLYLSMVLSELGVTLELRGELAEARLLHGEAYRLSRDFESRRGMCWSLEGIAATLVSEDPVVAAQLLGATARVREADGYAVTPAESGDVERVRDAVIAELGERFEAEYGRELTMEEAYALVSGVEVAL; encoded by the coding sequence ATGCGTTTCGGGGTGCTGGGACCGGTGACGGCCTGGACGGACGGTGGCGAGGCGGTCACCGTACCGGGGTTGAAGGTGCGCGCGTTGCTCGCCGATCTGCTCTTGCACGAGGGCCGCCCGGTTCCCGCCGACCGGCTGATCGACGACCTGTGGGGCGACGACCTGCCCGGCAACCCCGCCGGCACACTGTCCGCCAAGGTGTCCCAGCTGCGCCGCGCGTTCGAGGACGCCGAGGCAGGGAGCCGCGCGCTCGTGATGTCCGGCCCGGCCGGGTACTCCTTGAAGGTCGACAGCGGCTCGTACGACGTACTGCGCTTCCGCACGCTGCTCGAGCAGGGCCGTCTGGAGGACGCACTCGGGGTGTGGCGCGGACCGGCGTACGCGGACTTCGCGGACGAGGCGTTCGTGGAGACCACGGTCGCCCGGTTGAACGAGGAGCGGCTCACCGCGCAGGAGCAGTACTACGAGGCACACAGCGACAACGTCAGCGAGCTGGCGGACCTCGTTGCCCAGCACCCTCTACGTGAGCGGCTCCGTGCCGCGCACATCAAGGCCCTGTACCGCGCGGGTCGGCAGAGCGAGGCCCTGGACAGCTACGAGCAGCTGCGCCGGTTGCTGGCCGAGGAGCTGGGCCTGGATCCGAGTCCGGAGCTGGTCGCGTTGCAGCAGGCGATCCTCACCCAGGAACTCCCGCAGCGCCGGAGCAACCTCCCAGCCCAGTTGACGGACCTCATCGGTCGAGAGGACGCGCTGAGCGAGATCCGGACCCGGCTGACCGAGGACCGCCTGCTGACGTTGACGGGTCCGGGTGGCGTCGGCAAGACCCGGCTCGCGCTGGCGGTCGCGGACAACGTCGCAGGGTCTTTCGCTGATGGAGTGGCGCTGGTCGAGCTGGCCGCGGTCGCGCCCGATGCGCTGGACGTGGACGGTTCGCTGATGGACGCGCTGCAGGTCGCCCTGGATCTGCGGGAAGCGGCGGATGCCGGCGCCGTGGTGATGGACCGGCTCGCTTCGGCGCTGGGGAATCGGCTGCTTGTGCTGGACAACTGCGAGCACGTGATCGACGAGGCCGCCGCGCTGGTCGATCGGCTGCTGGCGCGCGCCCCGGATCTGCGGGTCCTGGCCACCAGCCGCGAACCGTTGGGTCTCACCGGTGAAGCGGTGTGGGCGGTGCCACCACTGGGTGTGCCGGGCGTCTCGGACTCGCTGGAGGAGCTGCAGTCGTCGAGTGCGGTGGAGCTGTTCGTTGCCAGGGCGACCGCGGCTGATCGGGCGTTCAAGCTCGACGCGCAGACCGCGTCGGCGGTGGCGGTGTTGTGCCGGCGGCTGGACGGGATTCCGTTGGCGCTGGAGCTGGCCGCGACGCGGGTGCGGGCGCTGGGCGTCTCGGGGTTGGTCGCCCGGTTGGACGACCGGTTCCGGCTGCTCGCCACCGGGCATCGCGGGGCCGCGCCGCGTCAGCAGACGTTGATGGCGATGATCGACTGGTCCTGGGAGCTGCTGAGTCCCGCGGAGCAGACGGTACTGCGGCGGCTCGCGGTCCACGCCGACGGCTGTACCGCGGACGCTGCGGAGCAGGTGTGCTCTGTTTCCGATGACGTGCTGGACATCTTGGTGCGACTGGTGGACCGATCGCTCCTGGTTGCGGTGCACGGCTCGGACGGACCGCGGTACCGGCTGTTGGAGTCGGTTGCGGCGTACTGCGTGGAGAAGCTGCACGCCGAGGGGGAGTACGACGTGGTGCGCGAGCGGCATCGCCGGTACTACGTGGAGTTCGCGGAGTCGGCGAGGCCCGGGCTGTACGGCGCGGACCAGGGGGAGTGGCTGCAGCGGTTGGACGACGAGGCGGGCAACCTGCGGCTTGCGCTGGACGGTGCCGTGGCCGCGGACGACGTCGTGTCGAGTCAGCGGCTGGTGGATGCGCTGTCCTGGTACTGGTTCCTGCGCGGGCGGTTCGCTGAGGCACGGCGGTCGCTGGAGGCGGTACCGGAGACGCCGGCGCTCGCTGCTTGGCGGGCGGGGTTCATGTACCTGCAGGGCGACAGCGATGCGGCCGGGGTACGGGATCGCTGCACGCCGGACCTGGACGCTCGGTCGACGTGGTGGCTTGCCTTGACGGGCAGCGATTCCGGGGATGTGGCGACCAGCTCCGAGCTGTTGGAGCGCGCGTTGACCGACTTCACGGCGAGCGGTGACCAGTGGGGAGTCGCCGCGGCTCTCGGGGCGCGCGCGAAGCACCAGCACATCCGTTCGGACCTGGTCGCGCTCCGCAGTGATGCGGAGGAGAGTGCGCGGATCTTCCGGTTGCTCGGTGATCGGTGGGGGCTGCTGCAGGCTCTCGAGTGGCTCGGTGCGGGTTCGGAGATGACCGGTGACCTCGCGGAGGCGACCAGGTTGCACACCGAGGCGCTGCGGATGGCGGAGGAACTCGGGCTCTGGCCGGACGTGGCCGGTGAGCTCGGGTGGCTCGGGTGGACCGCGATTCGGCAGGGCGACTACTCGACGGCGCTGGTGCTCGGCGAGCAGGCGCTGCGCCTCGCGACCGAGCAGGGTCACCGTCCGGGTCGGGCGTTGAGCGAGCTGGTCCTGGGGTTCGCCGCTCGTCGTGCAGGGGATCTGGACGTGGCCGAGAAGCGGTTGCAGTCGTTGGTGGACGAGGCTCGTCGGCAGGACGAACCGGTGCTCTACCTGTCGATGGTGCTGTCCGAGTTGGGCGTGACGTTGGAGCTGCGCGGCGAACTGGCCGAGGCGCGACTGTTGCACGGCGAGGCGTACCGGCTCTCGCGGGACTTCGAGTCGCGCCGGGGGATGTGCTGGAGTCTCGAAGGAATCGCGGCGACGCTCGTGTCGGAGGATCCGGTGGTGGCCGCCCAGCTTCTCGGGGCCACCGCCCGGGTCCGCGAGGCCGACGGGTACGCGGTGACGCCGGCGGAGTCGGGTGATGTCGAACGGGTTCGGGACGCGGTGATCGCCGAGCTCGGTGAGCGGTTCGAAGCGGAGTACGGGCGCGAGCTGACGATGGAGGAGGCGTACGCGCTGGTGTCAGGCGTAGAGGTCGCCCTGTAG
- a CDS encoding NADPH-dependent FMN reductase produces the protein MRLRLAVIVASTRNGRFGPTVAEWFTGRADRRGDLETDLIDLAVTALPPTLADTDEPLPAKVADLAPRLATADAFAVVTPEYNSSFPAPLKTALDWYYQEWHAKPVAIVSYGRETGGLYAAAQLRQVFTELHAVAIRNTVTLPCYWEQFAADGSWPRPGTGYEAAVKTTLDQLVWWARALRTARDEHPYQP, from the coding sequence ATGAGGCTACGACTGGCGGTGATCGTCGCAAGCACCCGGAACGGGCGGTTCGGCCCGACGGTCGCCGAGTGGTTCACCGGCCGGGCGGACCGCCGGGGCGACCTCGAGACCGACCTGATCGACCTCGCCGTCACCGCCCTGCCGCCGACGCTCGCCGACACCGACGAGCCGCTTCCGGCGAAGGTCGCGGACCTGGCTCCGCGGCTCGCGACGGCGGACGCGTTCGCGGTGGTCACCCCGGAGTACAACAGCAGCTTCCCGGCACCGCTGAAGACGGCACTGGACTGGTACTACCAGGAGTGGCACGCCAAGCCGGTCGCGATCGTCAGCTACGGCCGGGAGACCGGCGGCCTGTACGCCGCGGCCCAGCTGCGGCAGGTCTTCACCGAACTGCACGCGGTCGCCATCCGGAACACGGTCACGTTGCCCTGCTACTGGGAACAGTTCGCCGCCGACGGCAGCTGGCCCCGGCCCGGCACCGGGTACGAGGCCGCCGTCAAGACCACGCTCGACCAGCTCGTCTGGTGGGCGCGTGCACTCCGCACCGCCCGCGACGAGCACCCCTACCAACCCTGA
- a CDS encoding dihydrofolate reductase family protein, whose translation MRKIIESTFITLNGVIDNPQNWSGPYWDEEHAGYSTTLMEGTEALLLGRETYEAFAEAWTERAGDPVADSFNAMPKYVASRTLTETTWNAELLQGDVVEAVRKLKEEDGGNLLKYGTGEFSKTLLEHKLVDEYHFWVFPVVAGGQQMLPDVDITHLELLGSTTFKSGIIVHKLAPKA comes from the coding sequence ATGCGCAAGATCATCGAGTCCACCTTCATCACCCTCAACGGTGTCATCGACAACCCGCAGAACTGGAGCGGCCCGTACTGGGACGAGGAGCACGCCGGCTACTCCACCACCCTGATGGAGGGCACCGAGGCGCTGCTGCTCGGCCGGGAGACCTACGAGGCGTTCGCCGAGGCCTGGACCGAGCGGGCCGGCGACCCGGTCGCGGACAGCTTCAACGCGATGCCGAAGTACGTCGCGTCCCGCACCCTCACCGAGACCACCTGGAACGCCGAACTGCTGCAGGGCGACGTGGTCGAGGCGGTCCGCAAGCTCAAGGAGGAAGACGGCGGCAACCTGCTGAAGTACGGCACCGGCGAATTCTCCAAGACGCTGCTGGAGCACAAGCTGGTCGACGAGTACCACTTCTGGGTCTTCCCGGTGGTGGCCGGCGGCCAGCAGATGCTGCCCGACGTCGACATCACCCACCTGGAGCTGCTCGGCTCGACCACCTTCAAGTCCGGCATCATCGTGCACAAGCTGGCCCCCAAGGCCTGA
- a CDS encoding class I SAM-dependent methyltransferase gives MSEHEKGRRVLSWEEAQSFDHLAERYDRLGELSTDPVGDWLPSILPATGRRALDLGCGAGRHSVLLAEVFEHVDAVDLSGAMVRLAQRKRARPNIEYREAGVFDVAGSYDFVLSSATLHHVPDLPAALRHIRGLVAPDGRIALADTVSKHPSTPRWWLYGGEVRKFARNLVNRGPAEAWEIFRLSTGPWLDHRVSDRYLDRDGFERVYGAAYPGATFVQVGRAHAALWQRGTD, from the coding sequence GTGAGCGAGCACGAGAAGGGGCGGCGGGTGTTGTCGTGGGAAGAGGCGCAGTCGTTCGACCACCTGGCCGAGCGGTACGACCGGCTGGGTGAGTTGAGCACCGACCCGGTCGGCGACTGGCTGCCCTCGATCCTGCCGGCCACCGGGCGGCGCGCGCTCGACCTCGGCTGCGGCGCCGGCCGGCACTCGGTCCTGTTGGCCGAGGTGTTCGAGCACGTCGACGCGGTCGACCTGTCCGGCGCGATGGTCCGGCTGGCGCAGCGCAAACGAGCCCGGCCGAACATCGAGTACCGCGAGGCCGGCGTGTTCGACGTCGCCGGCAGCTACGACTTCGTCCTCAGCTCGGCCACGCTGCACCACGTCCCCGATCTCCCCGCGGCGCTCCGGCATATCCGCGGCCTGGTCGCCCCGGACGGCCGGATCGCCCTCGCCGACACGGTGTCCAAGCACCCGTCCACGCCGCGCTGGTGGCTGTACGGCGGCGAGGTCCGCAAGTTCGCGCGCAACCTGGTGAACCGTGGTCCCGCCGAGGCCTGGGAGATCTTCCGGCTCTCGACGGGGCCGTGGCTCGACCACCGGGTCAGCGACCGTTACCTCGATCGGGACGGGTTCGAGCGGGTGTACGGCGCGGCGTACCCCGGCGCGACCTTCGTCCAGGTCGGCCGGGCGCACGCCGCACTCTGGCAGCGCGGGACGGACTGA